The sequence GTTAATGAACGATAACAACGGGTAAGTTAAGTGATACGTAGTGGTGGTCGATAGTCGTCTGACAACTAGTGATAGTGGCTAGGCTAATAATTATAGACTTAGATAACAAGAGAATGTAATAATAGCACCATATAAGAGTTGAAGATTGCAAAAGtggaaaaataaaacacaatcaaGGTACTTTAGGAATCGTTAGCATCTTGAGGTCATCTCCGAGGAATTCATTCATATAATAATTCAGTATGTGTGAGACGGGGTGATTGCACATGTCTAAAAGAATAGTCAGATACTTAAAGaggtttatcaaaaaaaaaaaaaaaaaaaaggaattgtcTTCCACCATTTTAATGTGAATTTGTTTtaaccattaatttttttattattaacattttcaattatattaattattaaatactaGAAGATATAGAAAACTTTttatcttaaaaagaaaaagaaatggcagCCCCGTAATTGAGTAAATTAGAAAAGGGTATTTCGGGCAAACTGAACTAAATAGATCTAAGCAGTAAGCATAAAAATCCAGCTCccatttcctttctctctctctctctctctctctcacacacacacacacacgcacgcaCAGTCTGTTGTGCGCTTCGGGTCTCACAGCCAAGCAAGCAAGCTAAGCTTAGATAGAGAAAAGATAAAAGGTGAACTCTTTATCTTTCCTCATTCTTTGAATCCCCACCCAAAAATCTAGGGCTTTCTCTTTACTCTTCTCTCACTTCCCATCTCAGAATCTCACTCTCTACATTATTAACTTCCTTAATTCTCGTCCTTTACTACTACTAAACTCTCTGCTTACTTCACCTTTTACGTTCACCTGGTAATTTACTTTTCAATATTGCATTTTTCTCTTCTAGATTTTCTCATACTctgcatttatatattttttgttattattttggcTGCATGTGTTGGATCTTGAAGCAGTGGAAAAATTTGTTTgctttatgtggttttttttgtgtttattagCCCGATTTAAGTCCAGATTTGGAGTAATGTTGGTCTTTCCTTAGTCAAATGATGTTggagtttgaaatttttgtttttgtttctgggtttttttgggTCGGGGAATTAGGTTTGactttgagtgttttttttggttttgggtccCCCATTTCCCTTGTTTGCTTGCCGAGAAAGAGAGGTAAAGTATAGGAAAATGTGatctaatataaaaattaaaaaaagaaaattgggtaataaaatataatataattggagTAATGTGGGTTTTGGAATGTGGGTGTCTTTTTCAATTTGCGTTGAAGAGTTGCTTCATAAGTCGCTGAATGGCTAGGTAGGAATGGAAATACTAAAGCTGATTTTTTGGTTGAGGTGTCTGAGTTCGTTTTGAATGCCTTTAAAAAATAAGGCTTTAATCGGCTCTTTGTAAGTAGTtctgaaaaattaataatatttccaCAATAACCCAGTTGCTGTTATGGTCTGTGCATCTTTTGGTCATGACACGTTGAAAGAAATGAATGGTCTTTTCAAGGATCTGATTTATAGTGTAATCTTTgatgtttttcactttttgaagTGTTGGGACTTGTGATTTCTTCGTGTACTGCTAGAATGATATACATGATTTTCATAACATATGTCTCTTCTCTGATGCTGATCCTCGAAGCTTAAAATGATCAAACCAAGTAACTTGATCAtgaacatataatttttttctaccTTGTTTGGCAGTTTTTTTTGGGTAccaaattttgggactaaggtttttttgttgttgttgttgtttggtaaATATGAGTTAGTTTATCCTTTTTTAGATCATGAGaagcccaaattcttcttcttcttctttttatttatttatttttattttacagttaaaattgttttgttctttttctttttatgcattGGATTCTTTGGTCATACTTCTTGGGTGAAATAagtattttcttctcttacCTTAAAATGATTTGTTCTTTGTGTCAATGAAATTAGGTTTTGCAAAGATGGAGAGCATGCATAGCTTTTGGCAATTGGGTGATGAGCTTCGAGGACAATCAAAAGTCTCAGAGGATCACAAATGGTTAGTGGCTGCTTCAAAATTGGCTGAGCAGACAAGGATAAAGGGCGAGCGCATGAATAACCTTGATCTCTCCAAGGGCCCAACTGAAATGAGGATAAGGGAGAAGTTTGGGTTCCAGGAAGACAACAAATTTGAAAGCCTCAACTTCAACATGTTGAACTTGGACTCTAAATTAACTGAAAGTGTGAACAAAAGTTCTTCCCTCAGGAACGGTATTTATAATATGAATGCAGTTTATCAGAAAAACAATGCAACCCTTATGGGAAACATAATGGGTACCAAGTATAGTGGCAATAACCTCATCAGCAAAGCATCCAACGACAACATCAATAACAATAACTCCAACAActccaccaccaacaacaacaatgaaaaTGCCAACTCCAACAATGCAGTTGACAAAAGGTTCAAGACCTTGCCAGCAACAGAGACACTCCCACGGAATGAGGTGTTGGGGGGATACATCTTTGTATGTAATAATGACACAATGCAGGAAGATTTAAAGCGACAGCTATTTGGTAATCTTCTCTTTTATATCTTTTCCTGGACTTAAACAGAAGTACCTAGGCATCAATAGTTCTGACATGTATTTAGGAATCTTTTATATAATGTTGTGATTATACTCATCCATCAAAAGGAGTTTGTATGTTTTTGCCAGTGATTGAAGAGggattttgaaattataatcaGCAGTTCAATGGTCCAAAACCGAGTACTTAATACTATAAGATGGAGTGCCACATATTTGAGGAAGATGATTGCACGTATTCATATTAGAGTGTTATTATAGTGGCTGTTTaagtttagtatttttttttttttttttttttcagttattGATCATATCAGGTGAATGACTTGTGTATGTTATTATTGcattcattttataggtttgcCTCCAAGATATCGGGATTCTGTTCGGGCAATAACCCCAGGCTTACCACTGTTTCTCTATAATTACACTACTCACCAGTTGCATGGAATCTTTGAGGTTTGTTCTCATTTGTTCCtatttattgcatttatttccTTTGAAATTCTCTTGGTAGTACAGGGTCAGTTAGATTGTCAGATTTTCTGCAAAATTGATTATCATATCATTATTTTCCCCGTTATTTGATCGAGAGACCACAGTTTGGCtttagattgttttattttcattcttttgataGTTGGGGTAATAACTGATAAgttttatcttataaaaaaaactgGCAAGTGTTGTATTGGTCATCtgcttttgtatttttcctGCCTGTTAATGGGCACAAGCTTGTGAAAAGAGCATATTAGCAGTTGTTGAACAAGGTTTAGGGGGAGGATGGCCAATGGGCAGTAGGAGTTATTGTCCAGTATATTACTGTTTTCATCAGAGATTGTTAGATATCTGGAATCCATGTTAATTTAGTTACctctttttgtttccttttcctGTTTTCTTTCCTCCTTTCTTCTTTACAATATGTCACGCATAGGCAAAGTTTCTCTCCCTAGAGGAATTATGAGGTTAATTAGTTTTATGCTCAACTTTGAGATTGATTGCGTGTTTTTTGATAATGGTTAGGCAACAAGTTTTGGGGGATCCAACATTGATCCAACTGCTTGGGAAGATAAAAAATGTAAAGGCGAGTCAAGGTTTCCAGCTCAGGTATAATTTAGATTTATGAATTGGAAAGCTTTGTTTGTTTGGTGTATATGGGAGATATCAATAGCTGATGGAACTGTTTAACCCATTTAAATAGGTGAGAATCCGTGTTAGAAAAATATGCAAGGCTTTGGAAGAAGATGCCTTTAGGCCAGTCTTGCATCACTATGATGGCCCCAAATTCCGTCTTGAGCTCTCAGTTCCAGAGGTATATTGGATATCCTTGATTATCATattcatcttctttctttttttattttcatgtcATTCTGATGACCATAAATTTTTATTCCATGATTTTGCAGACCCTGGATCTATTAGACCTCTGCGAACAAGCAGGCACTGTTGCATAAGCAATATGTAAGCAGAATTGCAATGTAGTAGGTTTTTGTGGTGCATGTCAGCTGTGTGCTTTTCACAGATTTTCCATAGAGCGCAAGCTTCGGGGATAAGTCTGGTTGGGCAAATGTTCTTGAAAAAATATAGGTTAAAGTGTGTGTGAGCCAGCTGAATAAATAGTCTTGTATCTTGTGAGGATACTTGTTAAGTTGCATGACATTTGATAGCATTATAAATGTTACAGACAGAGTTTTAAGATGTAAAAGAGAACAACCTCTGTGTGTAATGCTAATAGTCCTCTAAATATAAAGGGCTTGACGCGTTTATCATTTGTGATTATGAACACAGTtccaaaaaactattttctgtttttttatgtgtttggttAAAAATGGACAGCATTCTCGACCTTGTGGTGGTGGCTAGTAATCGAATTCAAATCCTATTAGTTTGGCAGTATCGATCTTCTAGCATTTAGAGGCCGGCCCCTTAGCTTTGTTTAGTGTGAACTATGATTGGCAATTTGGCATATTGGAATGccccttcaaatttt is a genomic window of Quercus lobata isolate SW786 chromosome 2, ValleyOak3.0 Primary Assembly, whole genome shotgun sequence containing:
- the LOC115976440 gene encoding B2 protein, which translates into the protein MESMHSFWQLGDELRGQSKVSEDHKWLVAASKLAEQTRIKGERMNNLDLSKGPTEMRIREKFGFQEDNKFESLNFNMLNLDSKLTESVNKSSSLRNGIYNMNAVYQKNNATLMGNIMGTKYSGNNLISKASNDNINNNNSNNSTTNNNNENANSNNAVDKRFKTLPATETLPRNEVLGGYIFVCNNDTMQEDLKRQLFGLPPRYRDSVRAITPGLPLFLYNYTTHQLHGIFEATSFGGSNIDPTAWEDKKCKGESRFPAQVRIRVRKICKALEEDAFRPVLHHYDGPKFRLELSVPETLDLLDLCEQAGTVA